The stretch of DNA ATTGAAAGCGCAAGAGTCTCCTGCGTGGTCTTCATTTGAGCGCGCAGCGCCTGCGACTCGGCAACACCGATATTGGTCGTTGCAGCGGCGAGGTCTTGCGGATGTAATCATTCATACTTGGGAGGGTGCTGCGGTTAATATTACGCTATAGTTTGCTATATGATGGTTAATCCGACGTTAAACCGGCGATTATTGCGTTTCTCGCGACGTTATCGGCTAATATTCCCCAAATGGAGGAGCCACGGGTATCGGATATCCACAGGCGAGACCTTCGGAAAAGCTGCAAAAATCAACCATAACGAGAGCCATCAGGGAAAAATAAACGTTAAAGAAGATGATGCTTGACGCCCCCGCGGCGCAGCATGATGATGGCGCGTTGCGAGTGTGAATGACATTTCTTGATCAGGAATCTCAGATCCAAAACTGCGGGGTGCAAAGTGGAAACTGCGGTTGATTCGAAACTTATCGAGGCGATCACCTACGACGAAGACAGCCGGCATCTACGGGTCTATCTGACCAACGGTCAGAGGCGAGAATATGAAGGCGTTCCCAAGGGCGTCGTCGTCGGGTTGACGATGGCGGAATCACCGGGAAATTTCTACATGAAGGCAATCAGGGGCAAATATCCTCCTCGCCCCTAATGTCCTATCGATCACGACGATAGGATCATTGTTCCAGCAAAGATGCGGGACCGGCATTCCCGGTCCCGCAATCATTTTCCCGCCGAGCGGCGGTGCACACGTCAATAACGGCCGAGAAAATCGCGGACCGCATCGATCTCGAGCGGCGCAATCTCGTGACCGCCGGGATGCCAGACCGTCCTGACCTCCGCCCCTCGGTTTTTCAGATGTTCGGACAGCGCCTCGGTCATGGAGACAGGCGCAATCGGGTCTCGCTGCCCGGCCGTCATCAGCACCTTTCTTCCCGCCAGCGGCGACTGGGCTTCGGGTTGAAACGGAATGAGCGGGTGCATCAGAACCGCGGCATCGAAGATACCCTTCTCGATCAGGACATTGGCAAGAATATTTGCGCCATTCGAAAAACCCAGGCCGAGAATATTGGAAGCCTGGTACTCGTCCGCGAATGCCTTGACGTAGGCGGCCATCTTCTCCGTCACCCGGGAAAGGTCGGGCATGTCGTAGACCCCCTCCCCGGTGCGGCGAAAGAACCGCGCCGCGCCGTGTTCGGAAACATCGCCGCGCGGCGAGAGAATCGTCGCTTCGGGCAGCAGGTGCCGACCGAAGTCGAAAAACTGGTTCTCGTCGCCACCCGTGCCGTGCAGCACCAGCAGGATGGGTTTATCAGGTGCACCGGCATGCAGCCGGTGCACATATCCGGTTTCGGTCATATCGCCTCTCCTTACGCTTCGAGCGGCTGCAGGTGCTGCTCGAGCAGCGCGCGAAGATGGGCGTGCTGCTGCGGCAGTTTCAGGGCTTCGCCGAGATGAGCCGTATCCTCGTCGCGGTCGAAGCCAGGTTCATTGGTCGCGACCTCGAACAGCACGCCGCCCGGCGTGCGGAAATAGATCGCCCAGAAATAATCGCGGTCGATCACCGGCGTGACCTGATAGCCGGTGTCCATCAGTGCCTTGCGCACTTCGAGCTGCTTCTCGCGGTTTTCGACGGCGAAGGCGACATGGTGGACGGAGCCGGCGCCGGGAAGCGCGCGGGCAATGTTCGGCATGGTCTCGAGATCGATGAGATGCGCGCCATTGCCGGAGGGCATGATCAGCCGCCTGACGCCGTCCCTTTCCTCGGCGACCTCATAGCCCATGAACTTCAGGAGTTCGGCCGTTGCGCCCTCGTCCCTCAGCCGCATGGCGACGGAGTGGAAGCCACGAATGGCATGGTCCTCGCTGATGCCGCCATGTGTCCAGGACTGGCGGGTATCATCCTCGACCTCGACGAGGGCGAAGCCATCGCCATCGGGGCCGGAAAAATTCAGCCGCATTTCGCCGAAACTTTCCTCGGCCTTCAGGCCGCCGACACCAAGCGCGGCAAGGCGATCGCTCCAGAAGCCGAGCGAACCCTTGGGAACGGAAAACACCGTCGTGCCGACCTCTCCGGTGCCGGGACGGCCCTGCGCCATCTTCGGGAACGGGAAATAGGTCATGACCGTGCCGGGCGCACCGGTCTCGTCACCATAATAGAGGTGATAGACATCAGGCGCGTCGAAATTGACAGTCTTCTTGACGCGGCGCAGGCCGAGCGCATGGGTGAAAAACTGGTTGTTGGTGCGGGCGTCCTGCGCCATCGACGTGACGTGGTGCAGACCCTTGATCTGATCGAGCATGTCAAACCCCTTTCATGCCCGCCGTTGCGGGCTTTCGATGAGGCTAAGATGCGCGCTGAAGCGCCCGTATAACAGACCCGCAGAGCAAAACGCATTGTCTTCTTTTAGTGAACGAACATCGACTTGTGTTCACACTAAAGCATGTCGCGCAAAAGTGTGCAGCAGCGAATCTGAAAGATTGCGTCCCGCTTAGGCCCCATGGGGATCGGCCGGCAATTGCCAGTCGATCGGCGCACGGCCGCGCGACTGCAGGAAGGCATTCGCCTTCGAAAAATGCCCACAGCCGAAAAACCCGTTATGGGCCGAAAGTGGCGAGGGATGCGGCGCTCTGAGCACGAGATGCCGCGTCGTGTCGACGAAGGCGGCCTTGCGTTGGGCATAGGAACCCCAGAGCATGAAGACGACGGATTCGCATTCATCGTTGACCTTGCGGATGACGGCGTCGGTGAAGCGTTCCCACCCCTTGCCCTGATGAGCAGCCGCCTGCCCTTCCTCGACGGTCAGCACGCTGTTCAGCAGGAGTACGCCCTGCTTTGCCCAATGTTCGAGAAAACCGTGACGTGCCGGCGCTATGCCAAGATCCGTCTCCATCTCCTTGTAGATATTGACCAGGGAGGGCGGTATGCGCACGCCCGGCCGGACACTGAAACACAGCCCATGGGCCTGCCCAAGTCCATGATAGGGATCCTGGCCGAGGATGACGGCCTTGACGTTGGAGATCGGCGTCAGATCGAGGGCGCGGAAATATTCGCTGCCCTTGGGGAAAATCCGCTTGCCGACCTCTTTCTGCGTGACGAGGAAGGATTTGAGCTGTTGCATGTAGGGGCTCGAAAACTCCCCCTCCAGCGCGGCCTTCCAGCTCCCCTCGAGACTGATGGATGTATCGCTCATCTAGGAAAATCCTTCGCATATGACGAAACAACGGACACACGGTTCTAACAAAATCGATCTACGCTGCAATGCCTGCCGGCTCGGCAATGGTCTACACCCTCAGAATTCGGTGAGAGAAGATTGCGAGGCTGTCCGAGGCATCGTCGTCCGTATTTAACTATATGATGGCTTTGGTATTTACGCCGGCAGGCGGCCTGAGTAGAACTTTGATGGTGAAATCGGAGCCATGTCTTCCCATGAAATTCGGCACGAGCGGCCTTCGCGGACTTTCCGTCGACCTCAAGGGACGCGCCTCTGCCCTCTACGCCACCGCGTTCGGCAAATATCTGCTGCAGACCGGCAAGGCGCGGGCCGGCGACGTCATTCTGATCGGCCGCGATTTTCGCGATTCAAGCCCTGAAATCTCGGGAAATTGTGCCGGTGCGCTTGCCGCCCTCGGCTTCCGGATCTTCGACTGTGGCACCGTCCCCACACCCGCCCTTGCCCTCTATGGTCTCGAGAGCAAGGCCGCATGCCTGATGGTGACGGGCTCGCATATTCCGGCGGACCGCAACGGCATCAAGTTTTATCGCCCGGATGGTGAGATCGACAAATCGGACGAGGTTGCTATCACCGCATTGGCGGCCGAGATCGAGCGAACCGGTGAAACGGTGGCGCAGGCGCCAGCCGAGACGGAGGAGCATGAAGCGATCTGCCGGCAGCTCTTTTTCGAACGCAATGCAGCCCTGCTTCCGCAGGGCGCGCTGTCCGACATGAAGATCGGTGTCTACCAGCACAGCAGCGTCGCCCGCGACCTGCTGGTTGATGTTCTCGCCCATTACGGCGCCGAGATCACCGCTCTTGGACGTTCGGAGAGTTTCATTCCCGTCGACACCGAAGCCGTTTCAGACGAGACGATCACGCTGATGAAGCGCTGGGTGTCCGAGCACAAGTTCGATGCGATCGTCTCGACCGATGGCGACGGCGACCGTCCGCTGGTCGCAGACGAAACCGGCACGCCGTTGCGCGGCGACCTTCTCGGCCTTGTGGCAGCCAATTTCCTCGACGCCGGCACGGTGGTGACACCGGTTACCTCCAATTCCGGCATCGAGGCCGCGGGCTCTTTCGCCGTGCGGCGCACCCGCGTCGGCTCACCCTTCGTCATTTCAGGCATGGAAGAGGCCGTGGCGGCTGGCAAGGATCATGTCATGGGCTTTGAAGCCAATGGCGGGCTGCTGACCGCAACCGCCTTTGATATCAACGGCCGGAACGTGCGTGCCTTGCCGACACGCGATTGTTTTATCCCGATGCTCGCGATCCTGTCGCTCGCAGCCATCCGCAAGCAGCCGCTTTCGGCCGTTGCCGCCTCCTATCAGCTGCCCTTTGCCGCCGCCGACCGCCTGGAGAATTTTCCGCTGGAGACGAGTGCCGCACTGATGGAACATCTGCGTGCTTCGGACGAAAATCTCTCGGCTTTCCTGCAGCCGATCGGCGAGGTAGCGACGAAATCCGACATCGACGGACTTCGGGTGACGCTGAGAGATGGCGGCATCATTCATTTCCGCCCGTCCGGCAATGCCCCGGAAATGCGCTGCTACACGGAGGCCGGCAGCGAAGCTGCAGCCCTGGAGCTGCTGAATACAGGGCTCAATCGAATAACAGACTGGGCAGGCGCCCGGTAACATGCGACCAACAAGCCGTTTACTTCAAGGAACCCGCCTATGACGCAGAAAATCGTTCCCGTGATCATGGCCGGCGGCAAAGGCACGCGGCTCTGGCCGCTTTCCCGTGCCACCGCACCGAAACAATTCATCCAGTTCGTCGGCGACAAGACGTTGTTTCAGGAAACTCTTGAACGCGTTTCCGATCCCGAGCTCTATGAAGCCCCGATCGTCGTCACCAATGAGGAATTCCGCTTCCTGGTCGCCGAGCAGGCACGCGAGCTTGCCATCCCGCTCGCTGCCGTACTGCTCGAACCGGTCGCCCGCAACACAGCCGCAGCAGTGGCCGCCGCTGCAACGCTCGCTGGCGAGCTGTTCGGCAAGGGCACCATCATCCAGATGCTCGCCTCTGATCACGAAATTCTCGCCGACAAGAGCTATTTCGATTGCATCCGCATCGCCCGCGATGCCGCTGCCGACGGCAGCCTCGTCACTTTCGGCATCAACCCGACTGAGCCGGCGACAGGCTACGGCTATATCGAGATCGGCGATGCCCTCAAAAACGGTGCGCACAAGGTCAAGCGCTTTGTCGAAAAGCCGGCACTTGAGAAGGCCGAGCAGATGCTCGCCGACGGCGGCTTCTACTGGAACTCGGGCATCTTCATGTTCCCGGTGACGGAACTTATCGCCGAACTGCAGGAATATGCACCCGATGTGCTGAAGGCGGCCAGCAAGGCCGTTTCGAAGGCGAGCCGCGACCTTGATTTCACCCGTCTCGACGCCGACCATTTCGCCAAGAGCCCCGATATCTCCATCGATTATGCGATCATGGAAAAGACCTCCAAGGCAGCCGTCGTCCCCTCGCCGTTCAAATGGTCGGACATGGGCAGCTGGGATTCTGTCTGGAAATCAGGCGCCCGCGACGACAACGGCAATGTCGCCGCCGCAAACACCACCGTCGTCAATACCCGCAATTCGCTCGTCATGACCCGTGGTGTGCATCTTGCCGTCCAGGGCATGGAGGATGTCGCCGTTATCGCCAGCGAGGACGCCGTCTATGTCGGACCGCTCAAAGACAGCCAGAATGTCGGACAATTGGTCAAGATGCTGGCGTCTTCTTCCATTACCGCGAAATTCACCGAAACCCATCCGACATCCTATCGACCCTGGGGCGGCTATACCTCGATCTTCAACGGCGACCGCTTCCAGGTGAAGCGTATCTTCGTCACGCCGGGCAAGAAGCTCTCGCTGCAAAAACACCACCATCGTTCCGAACACTGGATCGTCGTCAAGGGAACGGCTGAGGTGACGGTCGGCGAGAACGTGCGGATGCTGCGCGAGAACGAAAGCGTCTACATCCCGCTCGGCGAAGTCCACCGCCTCGCCAACCCCGGCAAGATTCTTCTCGAGCTCATCGAGGTTCAGACGGGCTCCTATCTCGGCGAGGACGACATCATCCGTATCGTCGATGAGTTTGGAAGAACGTAAATCGCAGCCGGAGCGATGGTCGGGCCTTTTCCGGCGCGACCTTCCTCACTGTTGAATTTCCTCTTGGGGTTCTCGTAGAATGGATGTACCGACAGACATGACCGGAGATATCCCCCTGATGCGTACCTTGCCCGTCCTCGCCGGATTCCTTGCAATCATGGTGCCGGGAATGGCGTTTGCCGAAACGGCAAGCATGCGAACCGCAAACGAGTCGGAAATTCGCCAGCACCTGCCCGGTACGTCCGAACTGAAAGAAGCCAAGAACGGCTACGAATATCGCGACGGCAATAAGAATGGCTACAAGATAACCAATGGCCAGGTGTGCGTCCTGTTCCCCAGCAAGAAGACCGATTGCGTCAACGTGAAGACCGACGGCAAGAGGTT from Rhizobium leguminosarum bv. trifolii WSM1325 encodes:
- a CDS encoding phospholipase/Carboxylesterase (PFAM: phospholipase/Carboxylesterase~KEGG: ret:RHE_CH03240 esterase/lipase/thioesterase protein) — its product is MTETGYVHRLHAGAPDKPILLVLHGTGGDENQFFDFGRHLLPEATILSPRGDVSEHGAARFFRRTGEGVYDMPDLSRVTEKMAAYVKAFADEYQASNILGLGFSNGANILANVLIEKGIFDAAVLMHPLIPFQPEAQSPLAGRKVLMTAGQRDPIAPVSMTEALSEHLKNRGAEVRTVWHPGGHEIAPLEIDAVRDFLGRY
- a CDS encoding phosphoglucomutase/phosphomannomutase alpha/beta/alpha domain I (PFAM: phosphoglucomutase/phosphomannomutase alpha/beta/alpha domain I; phosphoglucomutase/phosphomannomutase alpha/beta/alpha domain III; phosphoglucomutase/phosphomannomutase; phosphoglucomutase/phosphomannomutase alpha/beta/alpha domain II~KEGG: ret:RHE_CH03243 phosphomannomutase protein) — translated: MKFGTSGLRGLSVDLKGRASALYATAFGKYLLQTGKARAGDVILIGRDFRDSSPEISGNCAGALAALGFRIFDCGTVPTPALALYGLESKAACLMVTGSHIPADRNGIKFYRPDGEIDKSDEVAITALAAEIERTGETVAQAPAETEEHEAICRQLFFERNAALLPQGALSDMKIGVYQHSSVARDLLVDVLAHYGAEITALGRSESFIPVDTEAVSDETITLMKRWVSEHKFDAIVSTDGDGDRPLVADETGTPLRGDLLGLVAANFLDAGTVVTPVTSNSGIEAAGSFAVRRTRVGSPFVISGMEEAVAAGKDHVMGFEANGGLLTATAFDINGRNVRALPTRDCFIPMLAILSLAAIRKQPLSAVAASYQLPFAAADRLENFPLETSAALMEHLRASDENLSAFLQPIGEVATKSDIDGLRVTLRDGGIIHFRPSGNAPEMRCYTEAGSEAAALELLNTGLNRITDWAGAR
- a CDS encoding Glyoxalase/bleomycin resistance protein/dioxygenase (PFAM: Glyoxalase/bleomycin resistance protein/dioxygenase~KEGG: rec:RHECIAT_CH0003485 probable dioxygenase protein), which produces MLDQIKGLHHVTSMAQDARTNNQFFTHALGLRRVKKTVNFDAPDVYHLYYGDETGAPGTVMTYFPFPKMAQGRPGTGEVGTTVFSVPKGSLGFWSDRLAALGVGGLKAEESFGEMRLNFSGPDGDGFALVEVEDDTRQSWTHGGISEDHAIRGFHSVAMRLRDEGATAELLKFMGYEVAEERDGVRRLIMPSGNGAHLIDLETMPNIARALPGAGSVHHVAFAVENREKQLEVRKALMDTGYQVTPVIDRDYFWAIYFRTPGGVLFEVATNEPGFDRDEDTAHLGEALKLPQQHAHLRALLEQHLQPLEA
- a CDS encoding conserved hypothetical protein (KEGG: rec:RHECIAT_CH0003482 hypothetical protein), encoding MIRNLRSKTAGCKVETAVDSKLIEAITYDEDSRHLRVYLTNGQRREYEGVPKGVVVGLTMAESPGNFYMKAIRGKYPPRP
- a CDS encoding uracil-DNA glycosylase (TIGRFAM: uracil-DNA glycosylase~PFAM: Uracil-DNA glycosylase superfamily~KEGG: rec:RHECIAT_CH0003486 uracil-DNA glycosylase protein); this encodes MSDTSISLEGSWKAALEGEFSSPYMQQLKSFLVTQKEVGKRIFPKGSEYFRALDLTPISNVKAVILGQDPYHGLGQAHGLCFSVRPGVRIPPSLVNIYKEMETDLGIAPARHGFLEHWAKQGVLLLNSVLTVEEGQAAAHQGKGWERFTDAVIRKVNDECESVVFMLWGSYAQRKAAFVDTTRHLVLRAPHPSPLSAHNGFFGCGHFSKANAFLQSRGRAPIDWQLPADPHGA
- a CDS encoding mannose-1-phosphate guanylyltransferase/mannose-6-phosphate isomerase (KEGG: rec:RHECIAT_CH0003488 mannose-1-phosphate guanylyltransferase (GDP) protein~TIGRFAM: mannose-1-phosphate guanylyltransferase/mannose-6-phosphate isomerase~PFAM: mannose-6-phosphate isomerase type II; Nucleotidyl transferase; Cupin 2 conserved barrel domain protein); its protein translation is MTQKIVPVIMAGGKGTRLWPLSRATAPKQFIQFVGDKTLFQETLERVSDPELYEAPIVVTNEEFRFLVAEQARELAIPLAAVLLEPVARNTAAAVAAAATLAGELFGKGTIIQMLASDHEILADKSYFDCIRIARDAAADGSLVTFGINPTEPATGYGYIEIGDALKNGAHKVKRFVEKPALEKAEQMLADGGFYWNSGIFMFPVTELIAELQEYAPDVLKAASKAVSKASRDLDFTRLDADHFAKSPDISIDYAIMEKTSKAAVVPSPFKWSDMGSWDSVWKSGARDDNGNVAAANTTVVNTRNSLVMTRGVHLAVQGMEDVAVIASEDAVYVGPLKDSQNVGQLVKMLASSSITAKFTETHPTSYRPWGGYTSIFNGDRFQVKRIFVTPGKKLSLQKHHHRSEHWIVVKGTAEVTVGENVRMLRENESVYIPLGEVHRLANPGKILLELIEVQTGSYLGEDDIIRIVDEFGRT
- a CDS encoding conserved hypothetical protein (KEGG: rec:RHECIAT_CH0003489 hypothetical protein) yields the protein MTGDIPLMRTLPVLAGFLAIMVPGMAFAETASMRTANESEIRQHLPGTSELKEAKNGYEYRDGNKNGYKITNGQVCVLFPSKKTDCVNVKTDGKRFQMIDKKGGRTRF